From a region of the Pongo pygmaeus isolate AG05252 chromosome 5, NHGRI_mPonPyg2-v2.0_pri, whole genome shotgun sequence genome:
- the COL10A1 gene encoding collagen alpha-1(X) chain, with protein sequence MLPQITFLLLVSLNLVHGVFYAERYQTPTGIKGPLPNTKTQFFIPYTIKSKGIAVRGEQGIPGPPGPAGPRGHPGPSGPPGKPGYGSPGLQGEPGLPGPPGPSAVGKPGVPGLPGKPGERGPHGPKGDIGPAGLPGPRGPPGPPGIPGPAGISVSGKPGQQGPTGVPGPRGFPGEKGAPGVPGMNGQKGEMGYGAPGRPGERGLPGPQGPTGPPGPPGVGKRGENGVPGQPGIKGDRGFPGEMGPIGPPGPQGPPGQRGPEGIGKPGAAGAPGQPGIPGTKGLPGAPGIAGPPGPPGFGKPGLPGLKGERGPAGLPGGPGAKGEQGPAGLPGKPGLTGPPGNMGPQGPKGIPGNHGLPGPKGETGPAGPAGYPGAKGERGSPGSDGKPGYPGEPGLDGPKGNPGLPGPKGDPGVGGPPGLPGPVGPAGAKGMPGHNGEAGPRGAPGIPGTRGPIGPPGIPGFPGSKGDPGNPGPPGPAGIATKGLNGPTGPPGPPGPRGHSGEPGLPGPPGPPGPPGQAVMPEGFIKAGQRPSLSGTPLVSANQGLTGMPVSAFTVILSKAYPAIGTPIPFDKILYNRQQHYEPRTGIFTCRIPGIYYFSYHVHVKGTHVWVGLYKNGTPVMYTYDEYTKGYLDQASGSAIIDLTENDQVWLQLPNAESNGLYSSEYVHSSFSGFLVAPM encoded by the exons ATGCTGCCACAAATAACCTTTTTGCTGCTAGTATCCTTGAACTTGGTTCATGGAGTGTTTTACGCTGAACGATACCAAACGCCCACAGGCATAAAAGGCCCACTACCCAACACCAAGACACAGTTCTTCATTCCCTACACCATAAAGAGTAAAG GTATAGCAGTAAGAGGAGAGCAAGGTATTCCTGGTCCACCAGGCCCTGCTGGACCTCGAGGGCACCCAGGTCCTTCCGGACCACCAGGAAAACCAGGCTACGGAAGTCCTGGACTCCAAGGAGAGCCAGGGTTGCCAGGACCACCAGGACCATCAGCTGTAGGGAAGCCAGGTGTGCCAGGACTCCCAGGAAAACCAGGAGAGAGAGGACCACATGGACCAAAAGGAGATATTGGACCAGCTGGCCTACCAGGACCCCGGGGCCCACCGGGACCACCTGGAATCCCTGGACCGGCTGGAATTTCTGTGTCAGGAAAACCTGGACAACAGGGACCCACAGGAGTCCCGGGACCCAGGGGCTTTCCTGGAGAAAAGGGTGCACCAGGAGTCCCTGGTATGAATGGACAGAAAGGGGAAATGGGATATGGTGCTCCTGGTCGTCCAGGTGAGAGAGGTCTTCCAGGCCCTCAGGGTCCCACGGGACCACCTGGCCCTCCTGGAGTGGGAAAAAGAGGTGAAAATGGGGTTCCAGGACAGCCAGGCATCAAAGGTGATAGAGGTTTTCCAGGAGAAATGGGACCAATTGGCCCACCAGGTCCCCAAGGCCCTCCTGGGCAACGAGGACCAGAAGGCATTGGAAAGCCAGGAGCTGCTGGAGCCCCAGGCCAGCCAGGGATTCCAGGAACAAAAGGTCTCCCTGGGGCTCCAGGAATAGCTGGGCCCCCAGGGCCTCCTGGCTTTGGGAAACCAGGCTTGCCAGGCCTGAAGGGAGAAAGAGGACCTGCTGGCCTTCCTGGGGGTCCAGGTGCCAAAGGGGAACAAGGGCCAGCAGGTCTTCCTGGGAAACCAGGTCTGACTGGACCCCCTGGGAATATGGGACCCCAAGGACCAAAAGGCATCCCGGGTAACCATGGTCTCCCAGGCCCTAAAGGTGAGACAGGGCCAGCTGGGCCTGCAGGATACCCTGGGGCTAAGGGTGAAAGGGGTTCCCCTGGGTCAGATGGAAAACCAGGGTACCCAGGAGAACCAGGTCTCGATGGTCCTAAGGGTAACCCAGGGTTACCAGGCCCAAAAGGTGATCCTGGAGTTGGAGGACCTCCTGGTCTCCCAGGCCCTGTGGGCCCAGCAGGAGCAAAGGGAATGCCTGGACACAATGGAGAGGCTGGCCCAAGAGGCGCCCCTGGAATACCAGGTACTAGAGGCCCTATTGGGCCACCAGGCATTCCAGGATTCCCTGGGTCTAAAGGGGATCCAGGAAATCCCGGTCCTCCTGGCCCAGCTGGCATAGCAACTAAGGGCCTCAATGGACCCACCGGGCCACCAGGGCCTCCAGGTCCAAGAGGTCACTCTGGAGAGCCTGGCCTTCCGGGGccccctgggcctccaggcccaCCAGGTCAAGCAGTCATGCCTGAGGGTTTTATAAAGGCAGGCCAAAGGCCCAGTCTTTCTGGGACACCTCTTGTTAGTGCCAACCAGGGGTTAACAGGAATGCCTGTGTCTGCTTTTACTGTTATTCTCTCCAAAGCTTACCCAGCAATAGGAACTCCCATACCATTTGATAAGATTTTGTATAACAGGCAACAGCATTATGAGCCAAGGACTGGAATCTTTACTTGTAGGATACCAGGAATATACTATTTTTCATACCACGTGCATGTGAAAGGGACTCACGTTTGGGTAGGCCTGTATAAGAATGGCACCCCTGTAATGTACACCTATGATGAATACACCAAAGGCTACCTGGATCAGGCTTCAGGGAGTGCCATCATCGATCTCACAGAAAATGACCAGGTCTGGCTCCAGCTGCCCAATGCCGAGTCAAATGGCCTATACTCCTCTGAGTATGTCCACTCCTCTTTTTCAGGATTCCTAGTGGCTCCAATGTGA